A single Branchiostoma floridae strain S238N-H82 chromosome 11, Bfl_VNyyK, whole genome shotgun sequence DNA region contains:
- the LOC118425579 gene encoding hydroxyacid oxidase 1-like codes for MSGNSIVCIKDLEQYALDRMGRNERGYSSNGAGECQTLLENEAAFKRLRLRPRFLRDVSARDLSTTLLGRAVDMPIGVSPMGALGLFAPNGDLCAARAAARFKTCMISSTSSNSTLEDVMTSSPEGLKWFQLQIRPDRELTKTMVQRVERAGYRALVVTVDASYVGRRYQELRYRFKLPPHLKPLNLGQNVVQDHVKNRGHDPALSWKDVAWLRSICSLPIILKGILTAEDTRLAVQHGVDGILVSNHGGRQLDGVPATIEALPEIVQAAGDKLEVYMDGGVRTGTDVLKALALGARAVFVGRPVIWGLCYDGEEGATKVLSILKEELSLAMALSGCTRLADIVPSMVVRTSQYSRM; via the exons ATGTCGGGTAACTCCATCGTGTGCATTAAGGACCTTGAGCAGTACGCCTTGGATCGTATGGGCAGGAATGAGcgcggttactcaagcaatggTGCCGGGGAGTGTCAAACTCTTCTAGAAAACGAAGCGGCGTTCAAAAG ACTCCGTCTCCGGCCGAGGTTTCTCCGTGACGTGTCGGCACGGGACCTGTCCACCACTCTGCTGGGCCGTGCCGTGGACATGCCGATAGGAGTGAGTCCGATGGGCGCCCTCGGGCTCTTTGCCCCGAACGGGGACCTCTGTGCAGCTAGAG CCGCGGCTCGCTTTAAGACCTGCATGATATCATCCACCTCCTCTAACTCAACACTTGAAGACGTTATGACGTCAAGTCCCGAGGGTCTGAAGTGGTTCCAACTTCAGATCCGTCCGGATAGAGAGTTGACTAAGACAATGGTGCAGAGAGTGGAGCGCGCCGGGTACAGGGCCTTAGTGGTGACGGTAGACGCCTCCTATGTGGGGAGACGGTACCAGGAGCTCAGGTATCGGTTTAAGCTCCCTCCGCACCTCAAGCCTCTCAACCTCGGACAGAACGTCGTACAG GATCACGTCAAAAATCGCGGCCACGACCCCGCCTTAAGCTGGAAGGACGTCGCCTGGCTCAGGTCCATCTGTAGTCTACCCATCATCCTGAAGGGCATCCTGACCGCTGAGGACACTCGGCTGGCCGTACAGCACGGAGTGGACGGGATCCTGGTGTCCAACCACGGGGGCAGGCAACTGGACGGTGTTCCTGCAACG ATAGAAGCCCTGCCTGAGATCGTGCAGGCAGCTGGTGATAAGTTAGAGGTGTACATGGATGGTGGAGTACGGACGGGAACAGATGTTCTCAAGGCTCTTGCTCTCGGCGCCAGGGCAGTGTTTGTGGGCCGACCTGTGATTTGGGGGCTGTGCTATGAC GGCGAAGAAGGCGCGACAAAGGTGCTCAGCATTCTTAAGGAGGAGCTCAGTCTTGCCATGGCTCTGTCGG GCTGTACAAGACTAGCAGATATTGTTCCGTCCATGGTGGTTCGCACCAGTCAGTATAGCAGAATGTAA